Proteins found in one Crassostrea angulata isolate pt1a10 chromosome 3, ASM2561291v2, whole genome shotgun sequence genomic segment:
- the LOC128178774 gene encoding uncharacterized protein LOC128178774, giving the protein MPTLVLPNMEKDAASQSELRAHIQIQLSLKSLSTLIRVENNRTMSEYNYSTSDPDEESQDLDLRIEETATEISGMETGPSQSPVRNQRSKKKKRIIRPMSPASEAESESILTTKSAVPMVPLRRSPRKKSALSETHRILMEKSDEETDDEGQRSFFKNARTSTPVRRSPRKQPTNNSRQLQESQSEDALDKDDNLYRKQRKGASRAEPLLTQPVEKGASRAEPLLTQPVEKDTTRMTPLTSKTQQNSVQGQLREIIQNQREILAHIGIMKRDLRELAQKKDEAQAPVSVPNRIRIAVKEYFANGEDMDLKWDYQKRFYDEENCELTDYIKKSVKGVAPDVANEVLEAAVKRYFTSKKEAANRKSKNKDALHKQRQATYERKKEKVRRRLQAAEKKNWGMEKKKMVTQLLKSKSAHNLMSSDEEADEGFISHPYSWESDTWRTVKESLDKKYLEVCPSRSRRLLQKRTRGSIKEQQRPDIEEEFSWIFV; this is encoded by the exons ATGCCTACCTTGGTACTCCCAAATATGGAGAAGGATGCTGCTAGCCAATCAGAGCTGAGGGCGCACATACAAATTCAGCTAAGTTTAAAATCGCTTAGCACTCTCATTCGAGTCGAGAACAACAGAACGATGTCGGAATATAACTATAGCACTTCTGATCCAGATGAGGAAAGTCAAGATCTTGACTTGCGAATCGAGGAAACGGCCACAGAAATAAGCGGCATGGAGACTGGTCCGAGCCAAAGTCCAGTGAGAAACCAACGTTCAAAGAAAAAGAAGCGCATTATTCGTCCGATGTCTCCTGCCAGCGAAGCGGAATCCGAGTCCATTCTGACGACG AAATCTGCAGTGCCAATGGTACCATTGAGACGGTCACCCAGAAAGAAGTCAGCACTGAGTGAGACCCACAGAATATTAATGGAAAAATCTGATGAGGAAACAGATGACGAAGGTCAACGCTCCTTTTTCAAG AATGCAAGAACTAGCACACCTGTAAGAAGATCTCCAAGAAAACAACCAACAAACAACTCCAGACAATTACAGGAATCGCAGTCAGAGGACGCGCTTGATAAAGATGACAATCTTTACAGGAAG CAAAGAAAAGGAGCATCAAGAGCTGAACCCTTATTAACCCAACCAGTAGAAAAAGGAGCATCAAGAGCTGAACCCTTATTAACCCAACCAGTAGAAAAGGACACAACCCGTATGACACCCTTGACGAGTAAAACGCAACAGAAca GTGTGCAAGGACAACTAAGAGAGATAATTCAAAATCAGAGGGAAATTCTTGCCCACATTGGGATCATGAAAAGAGATTTGCGAGAACTTGCACAAAAAAAAGACGAAGCACAAGCACCAGTCAGTGTCCCAAACAGAATCAGG ATAGCTGTTAAGGAATACTTTGCCAATGGTGAGGACATGGATTTGAAATGGGACTACCAGAAGAG ATTCTATGACGAGGAGAATTGTGAATTGACTGATTATATCAAGAAAAGCGTAAAGGGGGTTGCTCCTGATGTAGCAAATGAGGTTTTAGAAG CTGCTGTGAAGAGATATTTTACATCGAAAAAGGAGGCTGCCAATAGAAAATCCAAGAACAAGGATGCTTTGCACAAGCAGAGGCAAGCCACCtatgagagaaagaaagag AAAGTACGACGTCGACTCCAGGCAGCTGAAAAGAAAAACTGGGgaatggaaaagaaaaaaatggtgACACAGCTATTGAAGTCCAAGTCAGCACATAACCTAATGTCGAGTGATGAAGAGGCTGACGAGGGCTTCATATCACACCCATATTCATGGGAGAGTGATACTTGGAGGACAGTAAAAGAAAGTTtggacaaaaaatatttggaagtCTGTCCGTCTAGAAGCAGGAGGCTCCTCCAGAAAAGAACCAGGGGTTCCATTAAGGAGCAGCAAAGGCCGGACATAGAGGAGGAGTTCTCCTGgatttttgtataa
- the LOC128179089 gene encoding uncharacterized protein LOC128179089: MPADKETSPTTEGEEKEMSLKEKLEYFDREIRLLHQFCINSGYSKQQIQQSAEPFLRATDSLAWRKTKKKMIYFGVIIAVLASLYHFNPAFKLIAAICRITAIKLIPVWDWTKVHQWECMVDNPLYAGLQLTEEDCDICKDLLTVERRTGLSARDFTENYLKMELPVIVEDGTKDWPKEKLQINIHSIYKAYKENKALYKNPVCGFHSDTKYGGLHVFLHQAVNSNMESYSADWENCMKDSAKAFRSLYQRPYFMPQTVEISDTNWIFVSKGSLEHHFDIPLSTPLLMLIAMKGQFEIALSPKDPCTKSCVDVPAKLHQGEIMIITMADLLWLKSYRPMESGENILIGVGGSYE, translated from the exons ATGCCGGCCGACAAAGAAACTTCACCAACTACTGAGGGCGAAGAGAAAGAAATGAGCTTAAAAGAAAAACTAGAATATTTTGACAGAGAAATTCGTCTGCTGCATCAGTTTTGCATCAACTCCGGGTACAGCAAGCAACAGATACAGCAGTCAGCAGAGCCGTTTTTACGAGCCACTGATTCCTTAGCATGGCGGAAgacgaagaaaaaaatgatttattttggaGTCATTATAGCTGTTCTGGCATCTTTGTATCATTTTAATCCAGCCTTCAAGTTAATAGCTGCTATATGCAGGATCACTGCAATTAAG TTGATTCCTGTGTGGGACTGGACAAAGGTTCACCAGTGGGAGTGTATGGTTGACAACCCTCTCTACGCTGGGCTACAGCTGACGGAGGAGGACTGTGAT ATTTGTAAAGACCTTTTGACTGTGGAGAGAAGAACGGGCCTGAGTGCTAGGGATTTCACGGAGAATTATCTGAAGATGGAGCTCCCTGTAATTGTAGAAGATGGAACTAAGGACTGGCCAAAAGAGAAACTGCAGATAAATATTCATTCCATCTACAAG gcttacaaagaaaataaagctCTGTACAAGAACCCAGTATGTGGCTTCCATTCAGATACAAAGTATGGCGGCCTCCATGTGTTCTTACACCAAGCCGTCAACTCAAACATGGAGTCCTACTCAGCAGACTG GGAAAACTGCATGAAAGACTCAGCAAAGGCATTCAGAAGTTTGTACCAAAGACCATACTTCATGCCTCAGACTGTGGAAATTTCTGACACAAACtggatttttgtttcaaagggGTCATTGGAACACCACTTCGat ATTCCCCTCTCTACACCCCTGTTGATGCTGATAGCTATGAAGGGTCAGTTTGAGATTGCACTCTCTCCCAAGGACCCCTGCACCAAGTCCTGTGTGGATGTTCCAGCCAAGTTACATCAGGGAGAAATCA TGATTATCACAATGGCTGATTTACTATGGCTCAAGTCCTACAGACCAATGGAATCAGGAGAAAATATTCTAATAGGAGTTGGAGGATCCTATGAATGA